The following are from one region of the Quercus robur chromosome 1, dhQueRobu3.1, whole genome shotgun sequence genome:
- the LOC126730553 gene encoding U-box domain-containing protein 33-like, whose translation MELLQPSHPLHHGIGTNTLYGFPSSGSNFGYGFHPEMSSQPQLPYIQEEAGDHEEEAARDHEKVHVAVGKSMERAVALLQWSCKNFRDQEICVIHVHQPSHQIPTLLGKLPASKASGEVVAAYRKEEWAQTVKLLGSYVNLCNAEKVKASFVTIEADQVQKGIVDLVNVHGIRKLVMGAVPETCVKVKKSSRKANYAAKNAPSFCEIWFVKKGKHMWTREASEVPNALSPSSQPEITTAETLRSKSFQYSKSNAIHPESVSFFSDKFTHFAGSSNCVLGDTVHVEELSLPVLSYSPHNLQSSFFPPSTSTSFENNSPERMVSAISDPRVDEMSLYDQLTEAKIEAEASMNDVFAEIMKRKKLEMEAVEAISKIKVFESAHAHEVKLRREGEDALRTTIQEQEKVLEEREEVTRELQRTMRNVALLDSRAQEANRRCDEVVGELNLIQASISTLRQEKQRIRHQKTEALRWLERWRRGQAGAAHCSGLIGFVDELPELAVFSLSDLQTATCNFSESFKLGQGGYGSVYKGEMLGRTVAIRKFNPHSMQGPSEFQQEVQVLGKLQHPHLVTLLGACPESWSLVYDYLPSGSLQNHLFRKSNNPPLLWNTRTRIIAEISSALCFLHSSQPEKIIHGDLKPDNVLLDADLSCKICEFGLCRLVTEENLHCPSFRRGTEPKGAFTYTDPEFQRIGVLTPKSDIYSFGLIILQLLTGRLPTGLAAEVRKADSCGKLASILDSSAGEWPTFVARRLVDLGLQCCQLSGRDRPDMTPSLVRELEQLHVSEERPVPSYFLCPILQEIMHDPQVAADGFTYEGEALRGWLENGHDTSPMTNLKLSHLLLTPNNALRLAIQDWLCKC comes from the exons ATGGAGCTATTGCAGCCATCGCACCCACTTCATCACGGCATAGGCACCAACACCCTGTACGGGTTCCCTTCTTCCGGGTCTAACTTCGGGTACGGGTTCCACCCGGAGATGAGTTCACAACCTCAGCTTCCATATATTCAAGAGGAAGCAGGAGATCATGAGGAAGAAGCAGCAAGAGATCATGAAAAAGTACATGTGGCGGTCGGTAAGTCTATGGAGCGAGCTGTGGCTTTGCTTCAATGGTCATGCAAGAACTTTCGGGACCAAGAAATTTGTGTAATTCATGTTCATCAGCCTTCTCATCAGATTCCTACACTTT TGGGAAAATTACCGGCAAGTAAAGCAAGTGGTGAAGTAGTGGCTGCGTATAGAAAGGAGGAATGGGCACAGACAGTGAAGCTCTTAGGATCTTACGTGAACCTTTGCAATGCAGAAAAG GTGAAAGCAAGCTTTGTTACAATAGAAGCTGACCAAGTTCAGAAAGGAATTGTAGATCTGGTGAACGTACATGGTATTAGGAAGCTTGTGATGGGGGCTGTGCCTGAAAC TTGCGTGAAGGTGAAAAAGAGCTCCAGAAAGGCAAATTATGCTGCCAAAAATGCTCCCTCATTCTGTGAAATATGGTTTGTCAAGAAAGGGAAACATATGTGGACGAGAGAAGCTTCTGAAGTCCCAAATGCTTTGTCTCCATCTAGTCAACCTGAGATTACAACTGCAGAAACTTTGAGATCCAAATCTTTTCAATACAGTAAAAGTAATGCAATCCATCCAGAAAGTGTTTCATTCTTTTCTgataaatttacacattttgcTGGAAGCAGCAATTGTGTTCTGGGTGATACAGTTCATGTTGAAGAGCTTTCATTGCCCGTCTTATCCTACTCCCCTCACAATCTCCAGAGTTCATTTTTTCCACCATCTACAAGCAccagttttgaaaataattctccTGAGAGAATGGTTTCTGCAATTTCTGATCCAAGGGTTGACGAAATGAGCTTGTATGACCAGCTAACAGAAGCCAAGATTGAAGCTGAGGCATCAATGAATGACGTGTTTGCAGAAATAATGAAGCGTAAAAAATTGGAAATGGAAGCTGTTGAAGCTATCAGCAAG ATCAAAGTCTTTGAATCTGCTCATGCACATGAAGTTAAGCTGAGGAGGGAGGGTGAGGATGCACTAAGAACAACAATACAAGAACAAGAAAAGGTAttggaagaaagagaagaagtaaCTAGAGAGCTACAAAGAACCATGAGAAATGTTGCTCTTCTAGATAGTCGTGCACAGGAAGCAAACCGTAGGTGTGATGAAGTAGTTGGAGAACTAAATTTGATTCAGGCATCCATTTCAACTCTACGGCAGGAGAAGCAGAGGATCCGTCATCAGAAAACGGAAGCCCTGCGCTGGCTTGAAAGGTGGAGACGTGGACAAGCTGGAGCTGCTCACTGCAGTGGGCTCATTGGCTTTGTTGATGAATTGCCTGAGTTAGCAGTATTTTCATTGTCAGATCTGCAAACTGCTACATGCAATTTTTCTGAGAGCTTCAAGCTTGGGCAGGGAGGATATGGTTCTGTTTACAAGGGGGAAATGTTGGGTAGAACTGTTGCTATAAGGAAGTTCAACCCTCATAGCATGCAAGGACCATCAGAGTTTCAACAAGAG GTTCAAGTTCTTGGAAAACTCCAGCATCCTCATCTGGTGACGTTGCTTGGTGCATGCCCAGAATCCTGGTCTCTTGTATATGATTACTTGCCCAGTGGGAGCCTCCAAAACCACCTTTTCCGAAAAAGCAATAATCCTCCCTTGCTATGGAATACCCGAACACGTATCATTGCTGAAATCTCTAGTGCCCTTTGCTTCTTGCACTCTTCCCAACCAGAAAAGATCATCCATGGTGATCTGAAACCTGACAATGTACTTCTAGATGCTGATCTGAGCTGCAAGATATGCGAGTTTGGGCTTTGCAGGCTAGTAACTGAGGAGAACCTTCATTGCCCCAGTTTCCGCCGGGGCACAGAGCCCAAGGGTGCTTTTACGTATACAGATCCCGAGTTTCAGAGAATTGGAGTGCTGACACCCAAGTCTGACATTTACTCCTTTGGGCTGATCATTCTGCAGCTACTCACAGGAAGGCTTCCAACTGGGTTAGCAGCTGAGGTGCGTAAGGCAGATTCATGTGGGAAATTGGCATCAATTTTGGATTCATCAGCAGGAGAATGGCCTACATTTGTGGCAAGGCGGTTGGTAGACCTGGGGCTGCAATGTTGTCAATTGAGCGGCAGGGATAGACCAGATATGACACCTTCACTAGTGAGGGAACTAGAGCAGTTGCATGTCTCTGAAGAGCGACCAGTGCCATCTTATTTCTTGTGCCCTATACTTCAG GAAATAATGCATGACCCGCAGGTGGCAGCAGATGGGTTCACTTACGAAGGGGAAGCATTGCGTGGATGGTTGGAAAATGGGCATGATACTTCTCCCATGACCAATCTGAAATTGAGTCACTTGCTTCTTACTCCTAATAATGCTCTGAGGCTTGCTATACAGGATTGGCTTTGCAaatgttga